The following coding sequences are from one Leptospira mayottensis 200901116 window:
- a CDS encoding HDOD domain-containing protein gives MSQNKTLEFHHHSDLGLYSNLKDLDHPVLENSPVHYRFHNLTEDVDSIISRTLDRYLLQLDIIYVRDSVFTTLKETIANSIKANVKRIYFRELKADIHNPETYKQKILGFKKDYLDNKEKYEELLFKNNFVVLVSFVYNKDMIRIRVMNNVKLSLTEVERINQRIGKAKLYNDLAEAFLEAGDETEGAGLGLVMSLMMLKNDGLSETSYKIESQGDNTSVIIDIPLSVTKENLQLQQTQDILRNIDGLPTFPRLIQDIQAMIEKPNSSIVQIAEVIKKDVALSANILKLANSAAFIRANKVETLDRAIQLIGLKELSQLLFSLGTKQILENKFPVFLSIWEKSNQCAFYCKLIASRTELPKDAVSNLMSAALLHDIGEIILISLEERTMKNIGKISASKEIASAVSMEEAALGITHTKVGALIAEKWNFPDLYAKAMEFHHRPLTVEEEYISYIYPIYLADMMIKINNEEAKYGEIPEKVLQFCKFESAGDFHSFRTKALESFLSRTR, from the coding sequence ATGAGTCAAAATAAAACTTTAGAGTTCCATCATCACAGCGATCTTGGACTTTATAGCAATCTTAAGGATTTGGATCATCCTGTTCTGGAAAACTCTCCCGTTCATTATCGATTTCATAATCTCACTGAAGACGTGGACTCTATCATCAGTAGAACCTTGGATCGTTATCTGCTTCAATTAGATATCATTTACGTAAGAGACTCCGTTTTTACAACTCTTAAGGAAACGATCGCCAACTCGATCAAGGCGAACGTCAAGCGGATTTATTTCCGGGAATTAAAAGCGGATATTCACAATCCTGAAACCTACAAACAAAAAATTTTAGGATTTAAAAAGGACTATTTGGATAACAAGGAAAAATATGAGGAACTTCTTTTTAAGAACAACTTTGTAGTTTTGGTCTCTTTCGTTTATAACAAGGATATGATTCGGATCCGAGTGATGAATAATGTAAAACTCAGCCTGACTGAGGTAGAGAGAATCAATCAAAGAATCGGAAAGGCAAAACTCTATAACGATCTCGCCGAAGCCTTCCTGGAAGCTGGAGACGAGACCGAAGGGGCGGGACTTGGACTTGTGATGTCCTTGATGATGTTGAAGAACGACGGTCTTTCCGAGACGTCTTACAAAATCGAAAGTCAAGGAGATAACACGAGCGTAATCATAGATATCCCTTTGAGTGTCACGAAAGAAAATCTTCAACTTCAGCAAACACAGGACATCCTTAGGAACATCGACGGACTGCCGACATTTCCAAGATTGATCCAAGATATTCAAGCGATGATAGAAAAGCCTAATTCTTCCATTGTTCAGATTGCGGAAGTCATCAAAAAGGACGTAGCTCTCTCCGCGAATATTCTTAAGCTCGCAAATTCAGCCGCCTTTATTCGTGCGAACAAAGTGGAAACCTTGGACAGGGCGATCCAACTGATTGGTCTCAAAGAACTCAGCCAACTTCTATTTTCTCTCGGAACCAAACAGATTCTCGAAAACAAGTTTCCTGTGTTTCTTTCGATCTGGGAAAAATCCAATCAATGTGCTTTCTACTGTAAGCTGATTGCATCAAGGACCGAGCTTCCCAAGGATGCTGTCAGTAATCTTATGTCCGCCGCGTTGTTACACGACATAGGAGAAATTATTCTTATTTCCTTGGAAGAAAGAACGATGAAAAATATCGGTAAAATCTCCGCGTCCAAAGAGATCGCATCTGCCGTATCGATGGAAGAAGCAGCATTAGGAATTACTCATACGAAAGTTGGTGCGTTGATCGCTGAGAAATGGAACTTTCCGGATTTATATGCAAAAGCGATGGAATTTCATCACAGGCCTCTGACCGTCGAAGAGGAATACATTTCTTATATTTATCCTATCTATCTTGCGGATATGATGATTAAGATCAACAATGAAGAGGCTAAATACGGCGAGATCCCAGAAAAGGTTCTTCAGTTTTGTAAATTCGAAAGTGCTGGGGATTTTCATTCTTTTAGAACCAAGGCTTTGGAAAGTTTCCTATCAAGAACCAGATGA
- a CDS encoding DegT/DnrJ/EryC1/StrS family aminotransferase codes for MGVPFIDIKRFEPGLLEEWEEKVKILSKNASFIGGEEVSLLERNLASQAETNYSVACANGTDALQLALRALGVGKGDAVLLPDSTFWATFESVVNVGADPYTVDTDPDDLQMDFTVFEKALEKVKPKAAIIVHLYGWGSARLEDFRKLCKLKGIPLLEDGAQCYGVRYRGTSIYKDALIATTSFYPAKVLGGAGDGGAVFTNDEKLANKVRMLANHGRISHYAYGDVGWNSRLDTLQAAFLNINLKHLEARIVSRRKIAQRYYEILPNLGIRVIHPPKDYEENGYCNVTLAAAEERSLIQDVLKEKEIGFGNIYPGAMSDQPGAKSYIKEKFGDKHTTGKICASVLNYPLFPYMKEEELEEIFSAIRAYNSKKK; via the coding sequence ATGGGCGTTCCATTTATCGATATCAAAAGGTTTGAACCGGGATTGCTGGAGGAATGGGAAGAAAAGGTCAAGATTCTCAGTAAGAATGCGAGTTTTATCGGCGGAGAAGAAGTTTCTCTTTTAGAAAGAAATCTCGCATCTCAAGCGGAAACTAATTATTCTGTAGCTTGCGCAAATGGAACGGACGCTCTTCAATTGGCGCTTCGTGCGTTGGGAGTCGGAAAAGGGGATGCTGTATTACTTCCGGATTCCACCTTTTGGGCGACATTTGAATCAGTCGTAAACGTAGGAGCCGATCCTTACACTGTCGATACCGATCCGGATGATCTTCAGATGGACTTTACCGTGTTTGAGAAAGCGTTGGAAAAGGTCAAACCGAAGGCGGCGATAATCGTTCACCTTTACGGTTGGGGTTCTGCCCGTCTTGAGGATTTTCGTAAGCTTTGTAAATTGAAAGGAATTCCTCTATTGGAAGACGGTGCTCAGTGTTACGGTGTGAGATACAGAGGGACGTCTATCTACAAAGACGCGTTGATTGCAACTACTTCCTTTTATCCTGCTAAAGTTTTAGGTGGTGCAGGCGATGGAGGTGCGGTTTTTACGAACGATGAGAAACTCGCAAACAAGGTGAGAATGCTCGCCAATCACGGAAGAATTTCTCATTATGCCTACGGAGACGTGGGTTGGAATTCTAGATTGGATACTTTACAAGCCGCTTTTCTTAATATCAACTTGAAACATCTTGAAGCAAGGATCGTTTCGCGTAGAAAAATCGCACAAAGATATTATGAAATACTCCCTAATCTTGGAATCCGAGTGATTCATCCACCTAAAGATTACGAGGAGAACGGATATTGTAATGTGACTCTTGCTGCTGCGGAAGAACGTTCTTTAATTCAAGATGTTCTAAAAGAAAAAGAGATCGGCTTCGGCAATATTTATCCCGGTGCTATGAGTGATCAGCCGGGTGCAAAATCTTATATCAAAGAAAAATTTGGAGATAAACACACGACGGGAAAAATCTGTGCTTCGGTTCTCAACTATCCTTTGTTCCCTTATATGAAGGAAGAAGAGTTGGAGGAAATTTTCTCTGCGATTCGTGCATATAATTCTAAAAAGAAGTAA
- the lon gene encoding endopeptidase La codes for MEPLEDLSGIEENSIVPLDLILPPELFLVPIKSRPVFPGIITPLIVPNGKFAKAVEQSLRGNSFLGLVLLKDEENEKETSENIYQFGVVAKILKKVHLPDDAVNILINTIRRFKIDSYTSKDPLIAKVSYPEEEPGAPKNTIKAMMRTLLVMTRELAQNNPLFTEEMKLTMLNVNEPGKMADFVCSILNLEKEEYQSVIESNILKERIEKVLLFLKKEIELVSIQREISDQIQDKIDKQQRQFFLREQLKAIQNELGIKDDKFEKKYEKFLERLKSIGADTEVIEEVSRELDKFSYADPNTGDYNVIRNYLDILESLPWEPAPAREIDLDKAKKTLDRDHYKLEDVKDRILEFLAVKKLKSDEKGTILLLVGPPGVGKTSIARSIAEAMGRKFFRFSVGGMRDEAEIKGHRRTYIGSMPGKIISALRITKEKDCVILLDEIDKLAAGIQGDPASAFLEVLDPEQNKNFRDHYLDLPFDISNVFFIATANTLDSISRILLDRMEIINLSGYITDEKVQIFQRYLWKKVLAKNGVTSYGIEFDKKAVVSLIDSYSRESGVRGLEKVTDKLVRKIAMKIVKKEPFPKVILEKNLEMFLGVPKFTNERMVRTSVPGTALGLAWTSVGGATLLIEALFVKGKGGILLTGMIGKTMEESSNIALSYIKNFLNKDELFNDRMIHLHVPDGATPKDGPSAGITMATAILSLALNIKVKAGYGMTGELTLTGEVLAIGGLREKIVAAKRVGIYKIIYPKDNLQHLEEIPDYVKKGMSFFPVSRYEEVAAMVFDEKVLLKVNPSFKENLKLITTSAGKTALKKKTVSKKRITPSK; via the coding sequence TTGGAGCCTTTAGAGGATTTATCGGGTATTGAAGAGAATTCAATTGTTCCATTGGACTTGATTTTACCGCCGGAACTTTTTTTAGTTCCTATTAAATCTCGACCGGTATTTCCGGGTATCATCACACCTTTAATTGTTCCTAACGGTAAGTTTGCAAAGGCTGTAGAGCAGTCTCTCAGGGGAAATTCTTTTTTGGGACTCGTTCTTTTGAAGGATGAGGAAAACGAAAAGGAAACCTCCGAAAACATCTACCAGTTCGGCGTCGTCGCTAAAATTTTAAAAAAAGTACATCTACCCGACGATGCGGTCAATATTCTCATCAATACAATTCGTCGTTTTAAAATCGATTCCTATACTAGTAAAGATCCCTTGATCGCCAAGGTTTCCTATCCGGAGGAAGAGCCCGGAGCGCCTAAAAACACGATCAAAGCGATGATGAGAACTTTGCTCGTCATGACGAGAGAACTCGCACAAAATAATCCGCTGTTTACGGAAGAAATGAAACTTACCATGCTTAATGTAAATGAGCCTGGAAAAATGGCGGACTTTGTTTGTTCGATTCTTAATCTTGAAAAAGAGGAATATCAATCTGTCATCGAATCTAATATTCTTAAGGAAAGAATCGAAAAAGTTCTTCTCTTTTTAAAAAAAGAAATCGAGCTCGTATCCATCCAAAGAGAAATTTCCGATCAAATCCAGGACAAAATCGACAAACAACAAAGACAATTCTTCCTGCGAGAACAACTCAAGGCGATACAGAACGAACTCGGAATCAAGGATGATAAGTTCGAAAAAAAATACGAAAAATTTCTGGAACGACTGAAATCCATCGGTGCGGATACCGAGGTCATTGAGGAAGTAAGTAGAGAATTGGATAAGTTCTCTTATGCGGATCCGAATACCGGAGATTATAACGTTATCCGAAATTACCTGGACATTCTGGAATCCCTCCCTTGGGAGCCCGCACCTGCTAGAGAAATCGATTTGGACAAGGCTAAAAAAACCTTGGACAGAGATCATTATAAACTTGAGGACGTGAAGGATCGGATTTTGGAGTTTCTCGCGGTCAAAAAATTGAAAAGCGATGAAAAAGGAACGATTCTTCTATTAGTCGGACCTCCGGGTGTAGGGAAAACTTCGATTGCGAGGTCCATTGCCGAAGCTATGGGAAGAAAATTTTTTCGGTTCTCCGTCGGAGGAATGAGGGACGAAGCCGAAATCAAGGGTCATCGAAGAACCTACATCGGTTCTATGCCCGGTAAAATTATTTCTGCTCTTAGAATTACGAAAGAAAAAGATTGCGTTATCTTGCTCGACGAGATCGATAAACTTGCGGCCGGCATTCAAGGGGATCCGGCTTCCGCTTTTTTGGAAGTTTTGGATCCAGAACAAAATAAGAATTTCAGGGATCATTATCTGGATCTTCCATTCGATATTTCGAATGTGTTTTTTATCGCGACCGCCAATACGTTGGATTCTATCTCCAGGATTCTTTTGGATCGGATGGAAATTATTAATCTTTCGGGTTATATTACGGACGAAAAGGTGCAAATTTTTCAGAGATATCTCTGGAAAAAGGTTCTTGCGAAAAACGGGGTAACTTCTTACGGAATTGAGTTCGATAAGAAAGCGGTGGTCTCTTTGATCGATTCTTATTCGAGAGAATCTGGAGTTCGCGGTTTGGAAAAGGTCACTGATAAGCTCGTTCGTAAGATTGCGATGAAAATCGTAAAGAAGGAGCCCTTCCCGAAAGTTATTCTCGAAAAAAATCTTGAAATGTTTTTAGGAGTTCCAAAGTTTACGAACGAAAGAATGGTTCGTACTTCGGTTCCCGGTACCGCGCTCGGTCTCGCGTGGACTTCTGTCGGAGGAGCGACACTTCTTATAGAAGCTCTTTTCGTAAAAGGAAAGGGAGGAATTCTTCTTACTGGGATGATCGGAAAAACGATGGAAGAATCTTCAAACATCGCCTTGAGTTATATTAAAAATTTTTTAAATAAGGACGAATTGTTTAACGATAGAATGATACATTTGCACGTTCCGGACGGGGCAACTCCGAAAGACGGCCCCTCTGCCGGAATCACAATGGCGACCGCGATTCTTTCCCTTGCCTTGAATATAAAAGTGAAGGCGGGTTACGGGATGACTGGGGAACTCACTCTTACGGGGGAAGTTCTTGCGATTGGAGGCTTACGTGAAAAGATCGTAGCGGCAAAAAGGGTCGGAATTTATAAAATCATTTATCCAAAAGATAATCTCCAACATCTAGAAGAAATTCCGGATTATGTAAAAAAGGGAATGTCTTTTTTTCCGGTGAGTCGTTATGAGGAAGTTGCCGCAATGGTTTTCGACGAAAAGGTTCTTCTGAAAGTAAATCCTTCTTTTAAAGAGAATTTAAAATTGATCACAACCTCGGCAGGAAAAACGGCTCTGAAAAAAAAGACAGTGTCCAAAAAAAGAATAACTCCTTCAAAGTAG
- a CDS encoding Dps family protein has protein sequence MKDIDIGISEKNRETINTGLQKLLADTYILYFKTHSYHWNVTGPQFNTLHLMFQTQYNELWLSIDLIAERIRSLGFYAPSSSHQLGKLTSIHEEGGVPHAEDMVRHLVGGHETVIRTARSLLPAADEGGDEVTLDLLTQRLEVHEKTAWMLRSLLIVENT, from the coding sequence ATGAAAGACATAGATATCGGAATATCCGAAAAAAATAGAGAAACCATCAATACAGGACTGCAAAAACTTCTGGCCGATACTTACATTTTATACTTTAAAACGCATAGCTATCACTGGAACGTAACCGGTCCACAATTCAATACTCTTCATCTGATGTTTCAAACTCAATACAACGAGCTTTGGCTTTCCATCGATCTAATCGCCGAAAGGATCCGTTCGTTGGGTTTTTACGCTCCGAGTTCGTCCCATCAATTGGGCAAATTGACTTCAATTCATGAGGAAGGAGGAGTTCCTCACGCGGAAGATATGGTTCGCCATCTGGTAGGCGGGCACGAGACCGTGATTAGAACAGCGCGTTCCCTTCTTCCTGCTGCAGACGAAGGAGGGGACGAAGTGACCTTAGACCTTCTTACCCAGCGATTGGAGGTTCATGAAAAAACCGCCTGGATGCTTCGTAGTTTGCTGATTGTCGAGAACACCTGA
- a CDS encoding M23 family metallopeptidase, translating to MRNFIVVLIFTVFTFSGLLAKTSDFNGECKPKEWICILTRNENNKVEFYVQNQTPSGEYPFIIYFNFSTLNNFEADVPLPYRFVSKGSSEPKKFLTISPIDSRKERSYNSNIYVKAGDDGSKARNLPYRLPFESSSRVGQGYNGKFTHTGIFTYALDFTLSEGSPILAAREGLVIAIQDKYQSGGTISFYKDKANFIQILHKDGSIAEYAHLKHKGISVQIGQIVQTGERIGFSGNTGFSSAPHLHFHVLRHKADLQTLESVPISFETDEGVLDELKEGVVYWNPSNTLPAGKIFFEEDLKICSEFIQKKLSECEEKFNPQKRPILALEVRKPGKYDLKVEVCNPDSICKRIDWTLQPEWKSSVSYFDWNLFPGQPGKYKIQVINDIEIIKTWIVER from the coding sequence ATGCGGAATTTTATTGTCGTTTTAATTTTTACCGTATTTACTTTTTCCGGTTTATTGGCGAAAACTTCCGATTTCAACGGCGAATGTAAACCGAAAGAATGGATCTGTATTCTTACCCGCAACGAAAATAACAAAGTAGAATTTTACGTTCAAAACCAAACACCTTCGGGAGAATATCCTTTTATAATTTATTTTAATTTCTCGACTTTGAATAACTTCGAGGCCGATGTCCCTCTACCATATCGTTTTGTTTCCAAAGGCAGTTCGGAACCGAAAAAATTTCTCACGATCAGTCCGATCGACTCTCGCAAAGAACGCTCTTACAACTCAAACATCTATGTAAAAGCAGGGGATGACGGTTCCAAAGCGAGAAACCTTCCTTATCGTTTACCTTTTGAATCCTCTTCCAGAGTCGGGCAAGGATACAACGGAAAATTCACACATACGGGAATATTCACTTACGCGCTTGATTTCACTCTTTCAGAAGGAAGCCCCATTCTCGCCGCAAGAGAAGGACTTGTGATCGCAATACAAGACAAATATCAATCTGGAGGAACTATTTCCTTCTACAAAGACAAAGCAAACTTTATCCAGATTCTACATAAAGATGGAAGCATAGCAGAATACGCTCATTTAAAACACAAAGGAATTTCAGTTCAAATCGGACAAATCGTCCAAACGGGAGAAAGAATCGGCTTTTCCGGAAACACTGGCTTTAGTAGCGCTCCCCATTTACATTTTCACGTTTTAAGACACAAGGCAGATCTTCAAACCTTAGAATCGGTTCCCATTTCTTTCGAAACCGACGAAGGAGTGTTAGACGAGCTTAAAGAAGGTGTAGTTTATTGGAATCCTTCGAACACCTTGCCGGCAGGCAAAATTTTCTTCGAAGAAGATTTAAAAATTTGCTCCGAATTTATTCAAAAGAAACTTTCCGAATGCGAAGAAAAATTCAATCCGCAAAAACGACCGATTCTTGCACTTGAGGTGAGAAAACCAGGAAAATATGATCTGAAAGTCGAAGTATGCAATCCAGATTCGATCTGCAAAAGAATCGATTGGACTCTTCAACCCGAGTGGAAATCCTCCGTTTCCTACTTCGACTGGAATTTGTTTCCCGGACAACCCGGCAAATATAAAATTCAAGTCATCAACGACATCGAAATCATCAAAACCTGGATCGTTGAACGTTAG
- a CDS encoding DUF1566 domain-containing protein yields the protein MNQTFGLLWMFAAILLFASCSQAERINIDTSSTTGLLFQGGIALGPGPNNQSQDQGDLESSEPKEINSFRFQASNHFFTTDFVGEISGTLITVQVPFGAIYRLKATFISTGVNVEVNGVPQTSGQTVNNFSSPVIYRVTATDKSVKDYTVQVIPIFRLTDAGQINCFFTFCNDDPGQDADYSTGVPKTFQSNIVLSDYTTQPVTIDRQTGLTWKYCAAGLNNAACSAYNNYSYTQSDAVTYCNNLNQINAGLGYAGIRNWRLPEIEELMTLSTHKTPSTTYIDLTEFPFGDGEFWSNTTNMSNTAEAWGFDFTYGSNNSANKSSRNMLVRCVSGGTIPVRSFSDFNNGIVKDNLTGLVWQKCSVGQTWSPISSLCNIGSITSHNFISALSICKNLNLDGRTWRLPNVHELRSLLDFPSTTSAKINRTFFPNTPAASQYVTSNSIPGSQIFRVSFTDGVINTANLSTPNYVRCVSDDL from the coding sequence ATGAATCAAACTTTTGGTTTACTCTGGATGTTCGCGGCAATCTTACTTTTCGCATCTTGTTCTCAAGCTGAGCGAATCAACATCGATACTTCTTCAACAACAGGGCTTCTTTTCCAAGGAGGAATTGCCTTGGGACCCGGACCCAATAACCAGAGTCAGGATCAGGGTGATCTTGAAAGCTCCGAACCGAAAGAAATCAATTCCTTTCGCTTTCAAGCCTCCAATCATTTTTTTACGACCGACTTTGTCGGAGAAATTTCCGGAACCTTAATTACGGTCCAAGTTCCGTTTGGAGCAATTTATCGTCTAAAGGCAACTTTTATAAGCACCGGAGTGAACGTCGAAGTAAATGGTGTTCCTCAAACAAGCGGTCAAACTGTGAACAATTTTTCGTCTCCGGTAATATATAGAGTGACTGCAACCGACAAGAGCGTTAAAGACTATACTGTTCAAGTTATCCCTATATTTCGTCTAACGGATGCAGGACAAATCAATTGTTTTTTTACCTTCTGCAATGACGATCCTGGCCAAGACGCAGATTATTCAACCGGAGTTCCCAAAACCTTTCAGTCTAATATCGTTTTGTCTGATTATACCACCCAACCGGTAACGATCGATAGACAAACTGGGCTTACCTGGAAATACTGCGCCGCCGGTCTTAATAATGCCGCTTGTTCAGCATATAATAATTATAGTTATACACAATCGGATGCGGTAACCTACTGTAATAATCTGAATCAGATTAATGCAGGACTCGGATATGCTGGAATTCGCAACTGGAGACTGCCGGAAATTGAAGAACTGATGACTCTCAGCACGCATAAAACCCCGAGTACAACATATATTGATCTTACAGAGTTTCCGTTTGGGGATGGAGAATTCTGGTCAAACACAACCAATATGTCCAATACTGCCGAAGCCTGGGGATTTGATTTTACTTACGGATCAAATAACTCTGCAAATAAGTCGTCGAGAAATATGCTTGTTCGTTGTGTATCCGGCGGTACGATACCTGTCCGTAGTTTTTCCGATTTCAATAACGGAATCGTTAAAGACAACCTTACGGGTTTGGTTTGGCAAAAATGTTCCGTAGGACAAACCTGGTCACCCATATCTTCTTTATGCAATATAGGGAGTATAACTTCTCACAATTTCATTTCGGCTTTAAGTATATGCAAAAATTTGAATTTAGATGGTCGCACTTGGAGGCTCCCCAATGTACACGAGCTGAGAAGTTTATTAGATTTTCCTTCTACAACGAGTGCAAAAATCAATCGTACTTTTTTTCCGAATACTCCCGCAGCATCGCAATATGTTACGAGTAATTCCATCCCGGGTTCACAGATTTTTAGAGTGAGTTTTACAGATGGGGTGATTAACACCGCCAACTTAAGTACTCCCAATTACGTACGTTGTGTCAGCGACGATCTCTAA
- a CDS encoding IS3 family transposase (programmed frameshift), translating to MKKRFSEDQIHKILKESESGISTPELCRKYGISGNTFYRWRSKYGGLELNDLKRMKTLEEENSRLKKLYAELALENEAIKDVTRKKVVSREQKREALLLIKTRLGERKSCRLLQISRTGFRHRSRLQDKNMELKDRILTLAYKHKRAGYRQIHDFIRQEERVNHKRIYRLYSALGLKYRIKPKRKRVSLPAIPKIVPKKPEERWSMDFMSDSLYSGRKFRILNIIDDFGRFAVATQVEFSITSERLVRILNEVSEVRSLPKQIVVDNGPEFTSKAFLRWAFEKGVDIHFITPGKPTENAFIESFNGKMRNECLNENWFKNIEEAQRLVEDWRNFYNSERPHSSLGGLTPEEYLRRSA from the exons ATGAAAAAACGTTTCAGTGAAGATCAAATTCATAAGATTCTAAAGGAATCTGAATCAGGGATATCGACTCCTGAACTTTGTCGTAAATACGGAATCAGTGGTAACACTTTTTACCGTTGGCGTTCGAAATACGGCGGGTTAGAACTAAACGATCTAAAACGGATGAAGACTTTAGAGGAAGAAAACAGTAGGCTAAAGAAACTGTATGCAGAGTTAGCTTTAGAAAATGAAGCGATCA AAGATGTTACTCGAAAAAAAGTGGTGAGCCGTGAGCAGAAACGAGAGGCGCTCCTGTTAATCAAAACGCGGCTTGGAGAACGGAAATCCTGCCGTCTTTTGCAAATCTCCAGAACCGGCTTTCGACATCGTTCCAGGCTTCAGGACAAAAACATGGAATTGAAGGATCGAATTCTCACTTTAGCGTATAAGCATAAAAGGGCGGGATACAGACAGATTCATGATTTTATTCGGCAAGAAGAACGAGTAAACCATAAACGAATCTATCGCTTGTATTCAGCATTGGGCTTAAAATACCGAATCAAACCGAAACGAAAGAGAGTATCGTTACCTGCGATTCCAAAGATTGTTCCTAAGAAACCGGAGGAAAGGTGGTCGATGGATTTCATGTCGGATTCACTCTACTCGGGAAGAAAATTCAGAATATTGAATATCATCGATGACTTTGGACGATTCGCCGTGGCAACGCAGGTGGAATTCTCAATCACTTCGGAACGATTAGTAAGAATTTTGAATGAAGTATCTGAAGTCCGTAGCCTGCCAAAACAAATCGTTGTGGATAACGGTCCCGAATTCACATCAAAAGCTTTTTTACGATGGGCTTTTGAAAAAGGAGTCGATATTCATTTTATTACGCCGGGTAAGCCTACTGAGAATGCCTTCATCGAGAGCTTTAACGGAAAAATGCGAAACGAATGTTTAAATGAAAATTGGTTTAAGAATATTGAAGAAGCACAGCGCCTTGTCGAGGATTGGAGAAATTTCTATAATTCTGAAAGGCCACATAGTTCTCTTGGGGGACTTACTCCGGAGGAATATTTAAGACGCTCTGCTTAA
- a CDS encoding aldehyde dehydrogenase family protein, with the protein MPTIQESPVKLPYSDLTPTLPSIDKTEIERVFHLQKKHFHKVMKLTTASQRIQRLKKLREAIFKYTPEIEKAVNADFRKNEREVDITEIMPSISEINDAIKHVRRWMKPVNAKTPVTLFGAKSQILYEPRGVVLIIGPWNYPFYLTFAPLAAAIAAGNTVLIKPSEFTPVTSNLIQKIITEVFPKEEVAVFEGDYQVSGALMELPLDHIFFTGSTQVGKIVMTAAAKHLTSVTLELGGKSPAIIDKSADIKKAAKKLVWGKVLNAGQTCVAPDYLLIPNDLIKPFVEEAKSVIKEFYGKDGKALKENPDFCRIVNDRNFNRVSGYIHEAVEKGAKIEMGGETDASQNYIEPTLLSNVPENSNIMEDEIFGPILPMIPYTNLDEAIEKINSKPKPLALYIFGKKERPIKKILKETSSGGVAVNDVILHLVNPYLPFGGVNHSGHGSYHGYFGFKAFSHERSVLRQAALSSIGLMYPPYTNFVKRLVTLTKKFLV; encoded by the coding sequence ATGCCAACTATACAAGAATCTCCGGTAAAATTACCGTATTCTGATCTTACTCCCACTCTTCCGTCCATAGACAAAACGGAGATCGAACGAGTGTTTCATCTCCAAAAAAAACATTTCCATAAGGTGATGAAATTGACCACGGCGAGTCAGCGCATTCAGCGATTGAAAAAGCTGAGAGAAGCGATTTTTAAATATACTCCCGAAATCGAAAAAGCGGTAAACGCCGATTTCCGTAAGAACGAAAGAGAGGTGGACATCACGGAAATCATGCCTTCCATTTCGGAGATCAACGATGCGATCAAACACGTTCGCAGATGGATGAAACCGGTAAACGCCAAAACTCCGGTGACCCTTTTCGGTGCCAAAAGCCAGATCCTTTACGAACCTCGCGGAGTCGTTTTAATTATTGGACCTTGGAATTATCCGTTTTATCTTACCTTTGCTCCCCTCGCAGCTGCAATCGCCGCAGGAAATACGGTCCTAATCAAACCTTCCGAATTTACTCCGGTTACTTCCAACTTGATTCAAAAAATTATAACCGAAGTGTTCCCGAAAGAGGAAGTCGCCGTTTTCGAAGGAGACTATCAAGTTTCCGGTGCGCTTATGGAACTTCCTTTGGATCATATCTTTTTTACGGGAAGCACTCAAGTAGGAAAAATCGTGATGACCGCGGCGGCAAAACATCTTACCAGCGTTACACTTGAGTTAGGCGGAAAATCTCCTGCGATCATCGACAAAAGCGCGGATATCAAAAAGGCCGCTAAAAAACTCGTTTGGGGAAAAGTGTTGAATGCGGGACAAACCTGTGTCGCTCCCGACTATCTGCTCATTCCCAACGACCTTATCAAACCTTTCGTGGAAGAGGCAAAATCGGTTATAAAAGAATTTTATGGTAAAGACGGAAAAGCCCTCAAGGAGAATCCGGATTTCTGTAGAATCGTAAACGATCGTAACTTCAATAGGGTTTCCGGCTACATACACGAAGCTGTAGAAAAAGGTGCTAAGATCGAAATGGGAGGCGAAACGGACGCTTCTCAAAATTACATCGAGCCTACTCTCCTCAGTAATGTACCAGAAAATTCGAATATTATGGAAGATGAAATCTTCGGGCCGATTCTTCCTATGATCCCTTATACGAACCTGGACGAGGCGATTGAAAAGATCAATTCCAAGCCGAAACCGCTGGCCCTTTATATTTTCGGTAAAAAGGAACGTCCGATCAAAAAGATTCTAAAGGAGACTTCTTCCGGAGGAGTTGCGGTCAATGACGTGATTCTTCACCTCGTAAATCCGTATCTCCCTTTTGGAGGAGTCAATCATTCCGGTCACGGAAGTTACCACGGTTATTTCGGATTCAAGGCGTTTTCTCACGAACGTTCCGTTCTCCGTCAAGCCGCTTTGAGTTCGATTGGACTGATGTATCCGCCTTATACGAATTTTGTGAAACGACTCGTTACCCTAACAAAGAAGTTCCTCGTTTGA